AGCCAAGAAGCTGTTAAATTGGGAACCAAAAACATCATTAGAAGATGGATTGTGCAATACAGTAAATTGGTACAAAGAGAAAATATTAAATGAATGATTTCCAAGGCATTTACAAGAATAAAAAAGTTCTTGTAACCGGCCATACCGGTTTTAAAGGTGGATGGTTATCTGTGTGGCTTAAAGAACTTGGAGCAGAGATTATTGGGTATTCATTGGAGCCGCCTACCAAACCGAGTTTTTTCGAAGCCACAAACTTAAAAGACAAAATAATTCATATTATTGGTGATGTGAGAGACGAGAAGCATTTGTTTTCTGTGTTTGAAAAATATCAACCTGAGTTTGTATTTCATTTAGCTGCTCAGCCATTGGTGAGATTTTCTTACAAAGAACCAAGGCTTACTTATGAAACAAATATTATGGGGACAGTCAATGTCTTGGAAGCCGTAAGAAGAACAAAAAGCGTGAGGGTTTGTGTTATTGTGACAAGTGATAAGTGTTACGAAAACAGAGAGTGGGTTTACGGTTATAGAGAAAACGATCCAATGGGTGGATATGATCCTTACAGTTCAAGTAAGGGATGCGCAGAACTTATAACTTCTGCTTATA
The Caldisericia bacterium DNA segment above includes these coding regions:
- the rfbG gene encoding CDP-glucose 4,6-dehydratase; this encodes MNDFQGIYKNKKVLVTGHTGFKGGWLSVWLKELGAEIIGYSLEPPTKPSFFEATNLKDKIIHIIGDVRDEKHLFSVFEKYQPEFVFHLAAQPLVRFSYKEPRLTYETNIMGTVNVLEAVRRTKSVRVCVIVTSDKCYENREWVYGYRENDPMGGYDPYSSSKGCAELITSAYRKSFFNPKEYSKTHNVVLASVRAGNVIGGGDWREDRLIPDCVKSLSQNKTILIRNPDAIRPWQHVLEPLSGYLLLGSKMYQNGVKFAGAWNFGPNDSDILTVKQLVNLVIKQWGDGAYTIDTSSYPHE